A region of Thiofilum sp. DNA encodes the following proteins:
- a CDS encoding sulfite exporter TauE/SafE family protein: MLAVSGWELMAILGAGIAAGLINALAGGGTLVTFPTLVAIGIPPITANVTSTVALCPGYFGATLAQWKAIKAQQHYWPWVLPIAIVGGLIGALLLLQTDEKVFSALVPWLILLASLLLALQNPLRDWLKQRLQNPAHAHLPVWWVVPLVLVGAIYGGYFGAGLSVIILAVLALVLEGTLTELNALKQAVAFCVNVAAAVFFLCSGQVVWLAAGVMAVGALIGGMLGGKLAGFINPNTLRALVVTLGIIIALIYWLK, encoded by the coding sequence ATGCTAGCAGTATCTGGGTGGGAACTAATGGCGATTTTGGGTGCAGGTATTGCCGCAGGGTTAATTAATGCCTTAGCGGGTGGGGGCACATTAGTGACCTTTCCTACACTGGTAGCTATTGGTATCCCGCCCATTACTGCTAATGTAACCAGTACCGTGGCTTTATGTCCGGGCTACTTTGGAGCCACCCTAGCACAATGGAAAGCGATCAAAGCCCAACAGCATTATTGGCCTTGGGTATTACCGATTGCGATTGTGGGGGGCTTGATCGGGGCTTTATTACTATTACAAACCGACGAGAAGGTATTTAGTGCCTTAGTGCCTTGGTTAATTTTACTCGCTTCTCTTTTATTAGCTTTACAAAATCCTTTGCGTGATTGGCTCAAGCAGCGCCTACAAAATCCAGCTCATGCGCATTTACCCGTATGGTGGGTCGTGCCTTTAGTATTAGTGGGGGCGATTTATGGTGGATATTTTGGGGCAGGTTTGAGTGTGATTATTTTGGCAGTATTAGCCCTAGTACTAGAGGGAACACTGACTGAACTGAATGCGCTCAAGCAAGCGGTCGCGTTTTGTGTCAATGTAGCGGCTGCCGTATTCTTTTTATGTTCAGGTCAAGTGGTATGGCTCGCAGCGGGTGTCATGGCTGTAGGGGCATTAATCGGAGGGATGTTAGGCGGCAAACTAGCAGGCTTTATTAATCCCAATACCCTACGCGCTTTAGTCGTCACTTTAGGTATTATCATCGCGCTAATTTATTGGCTGAAGTAG
- a CDS encoding carbohydrate ABC transporter permease, with protein sequence MNKTWNNKAWWMVLPVVLLVAFSAVIPLMTVVNYSVQDTFGNNQFFWAGLQWFEEIVNSERFHEALIRQFIFSAVILAIEIPLGIFIAMNMPKKGWGVPVTLVLMSLPLLIPWNVVGTIWQIFGRVDIGLLGASMHALGIDYNYTQNIRDAWITVVVMDVWHWTSLVALLCYAGLQSIPEAYYQAARIDGASSWAIFRYIQLPKMRGVLLIAVLLRFMDSFMIYTEPFVVTGGGPGNATTFLSIDLVKMAIGQFDLGPAAAFSIIYFLIILLLSWVFYTVMTHLDKQEQKS encoded by the coding sequence ATGAATAAAACTTGGAATAATAAAGCATGGTGGATGGTACTACCGGTAGTATTGCTAGTCGCCTTCAGTGCGGTGATTCCTTTGATGACCGTAGTGAACTACTCGGTACAAGACACCTTTGGCAATAATCAGTTTTTCTGGGCTGGCTTGCAGTGGTTTGAGGAAATTGTTAACTCTGAGCGCTTTCATGAAGCTTTAATTCGACAGTTTATTTTTAGCGCCGTTATTTTAGCGATTGAGATTCCCTTGGGGATTTTTATTGCTATGAATATGCCCAAAAAAGGCTGGGGCGTGCCCGTCACCTTAGTACTGATGTCTTTGCCTTTATTGATACCTTGGAATGTGGTCGGAACCATTTGGCAAATTTTTGGACGGGTGGATATTGGTCTGCTTGGTGCAAGCATGCATGCCTTAGGGATTGATTATAACTATACACAAAATATTCGAGATGCTTGGATCACGGTCGTGGTCATGGATGTATGGCATTGGACTTCGCTGGTGGCTTTATTGTGCTATGCCGGATTGCAATCCATACCAGAAGCCTACTATCAAGCGGCACGTATTGACGGGGCGAGTAGTTGGGCAATCTTCCGCTACATTCAACTACCTAAAATGCGTGGGGTGCTGCTGATTGCAGTGCTATTGCGCTTTATGGATAGTTTTATGATTTATACCGAGCCATTTGTAGTCACCGGCGGTGGACCGGGGAATGCAACGACTTTCCTATCGATTGATTTAGTCAAAATGGCAATTGGGCAATTTGATTTAGGCCCTGCCGCTGCCTTTTCCATTATCTACTTCCTGATTATTTTATTGCTCAGTTGGGTATTTTACACCGTGATGACCCATCTGGATAAACAGGAGCAAAAGTCATGA
- a CDS encoding ABC transporter ATP-binding protein, with protein sequence MSLTLEQVSKVVGRDTHIFPTTLSLAAGSLNVLLGATLAGKTSLMRLMAGLDKPTTGRILWQGQDVTAKPVQERHVAMVYQQFINYPSLSVYENIASPLRIRGLPKKTIQAKVHEAAELLKLTPMLKRRPLELSGGQQQRCALARALVKEADLVLLDEPLANLDYKLREELRVELPRIFTASGAVFVYATTEPTEALLLGGNTVTLHQGRVTQFGNTLDVYRYPQTLTTAQVFSDPPLNTLQVTKQDHQLTTPEGQVLICPPALQALPNAPYTLGFRPNHLTLQPSSPHDLAFQAQVTVVELSGSESFIHLMHEDQRWVALVGGIHDLPLGSHLKLYVAPERVYAFNAQGAWMSTSSLAQAA encoded by the coding sequence ATGAGCTTGACCTTGGAACAAGTCTCCAAAGTCGTCGGGCGGGATACACATATATTTCCCACCACTCTCAGCTTAGCGGCAGGTAGTTTAAATGTACTGTTGGGTGCAACTCTAGCAGGCAAAACTAGCCTAATGCGCTTAATGGCTGGTTTAGATAAACCCACGACTGGACGCATACTGTGGCAAGGACAAGATGTCACCGCTAAACCCGTGCAAGAACGCCATGTAGCAATGGTTTACCAGCAGTTTATTAACTATCCTTCGCTTAGCGTTTACGAAAATATCGCCTCTCCCCTGAGAATTCGCGGCCTACCGAAAAAAACCATTCAAGCTAAAGTACACGAGGCTGCTGAGCTACTCAAACTCACCCCTATGCTCAAACGTAGACCACTAGAATTATCTGGTGGGCAACAACAACGCTGTGCTCTAGCGCGTGCTTTGGTTAAAGAGGCGGATTTGGTACTACTGGATGAACCACTGGCTAATCTCGACTACAAATTGCGCGAAGAGCTAAGGGTTGAACTACCACGTATTTTTACTGCTTCGGGTGCGGTATTTGTCTATGCCACTACTGAACCGACTGAAGCCTTATTATTAGGGGGCAATACCGTCACCTTACATCAAGGGCGCGTGACTCAGTTTGGTAATACCTTAGACGTATATCGCTACCCACAAACGCTTACGACCGCGCAAGTTTTTTCCGATCCGCCTTTGAATACGTTGCAAGTGACTAAACAAGACCACCAACTCACCACTCCTGAGGGTCAAGTGCTCATTTGCCCTCCTGCTCTACAAGCGCTACCTAATGCACCCTATACCCTAGGCTTTAGACCGAATCATTTAACTCTGCAACCGAGTAGCCCCCACGATTTAGCCTTTCAAGCACAAGTCACTGTTGTGGAGCTATCGGGTTCTGAAAGCTTTATTCATCTCATGCACGAGGATCAACGTTGGGTGGCGCTAGTAGGCGGTATTCATGATTTACCCTTAGGTAGTCACTTAAAACTCTATGTCGCCCCCGAACGGGTATATGCTTTTAATGCTCAAGGTGCTTGGATGTCCACCTCCTCACTGGCTCAGGCAGCCTAA
- a CDS encoding VOC family protein, translating to MFEQSFIDPNHIRERFSQALSAMYRAEVPLYGSLIELVSEVNEEYLQAHSAKLHRSERDSDLTRLSQERHGAIRLGTAEELHTMRRFFAVLGMQAVGYYDLSVAGLPVHSTAFRPVAARDLAANPFRVFTSLLRVELIPDLALQDQIKALLSQRQIFKPQLLALIELAEEQGGLNAEQASRFVLSALDTFRWHSEAPVDAVTYQQLKHIHPLVADIVCFKGPHINHLTPRTLDIDAAQSAMLARGIEAKAIIEGPPPRQHPILLRQTSFKALEETIQFQTASGEWQAGTHTARFGEIEQRGIALTPRGRALYDELLAQVLERVPQPEANPEYYSYVLQQVFQAFPDDLTVLRREGLAYFDYHLQADHALETLRLSVEELIQQGVIIPVPMIYEDFLPVSAAGIFRSNLATDSNPAFNAQANQQAFEQALGVGVLHEFEWYARMEKQSLERCLAVLHG from the coding sequence ATGTTTGAGCAGTCTTTTATAGATCCTAACCATATTCGGGAGCGTTTTTCTCAAGCCTTATCTGCTATGTATCGTGCTGAAGTACCTTTGTATGGCAGCTTGATCGAGTTGGTGAGCGAGGTGAATGAGGAGTATTTACAAGCACATAGCGCTAAATTGCATCGTTCGGAACGCGATAGTGATCTAACGCGCCTCAGCCAAGAGCGTCACGGTGCTATTCGCTTAGGTACTGCCGAGGAATTACATACTATGCGGCGCTTTTTTGCCGTATTAGGCATGCAGGCAGTGGGGTATTATGATCTGAGTGTGGCAGGGCTTCCGGTACATTCGACCGCTTTTCGCCCCGTGGCGGCGCGTGATTTAGCCGCGAATCCGTTTCGAGTCTTTACTTCATTATTGCGCGTGGAATTAATACCCGATTTAGCCCTACAAGACCAGATCAAAGCGCTTTTAAGCCAAAGGCAAATTTTCAAACCTCAACTATTAGCGCTAATCGAGTTAGCTGAAGAGCAGGGCGGGTTAAACGCTGAACAAGCGAGCCGTTTCGTCTTATCTGCTTTAGATACGTTTCGCTGGCATAGTGAAGCACCAGTCGATGCGGTGACTTATCAACAACTTAAACACATTCACCCTTTGGTGGCGGATATTGTGTGCTTTAAAGGGCCACATATTAATCACCTTACCCCGCGTACTCTTGATATTGATGCGGCACAGAGTGCGATGCTGGCGCGGGGTATAGAAGCGAAAGCTATTATTGAAGGACCACCTCCACGTCAACATCCTATTCTACTACGCCAAACCAGTTTTAAAGCCTTAGAAGAGACTATTCAATTCCAAACGGCATCTGGTGAGTGGCAAGCAGGTACGCATACCGCGCGTTTTGGTGAAATTGAACAGCGAGGTATAGCTTTAACACCAAGGGGGCGTGCTTTATATGATGAGCTATTAGCCCAAGTATTAGAGCGTGTGCCTCAACCTGAGGCGAATCCTGAGTATTATTCCTACGTTTTACAGCAAGTGTTTCAAGCCTTTCCGGATGATTTAACCGTACTACGCCGCGAGGGCTTAGCGTATTTTGATTATCACCTACAAGCCGACCATGCCCTCGAAACGCTCAGGCTCAGTGTGGAGGAGCTGATTCAGCAAGGTGTTATTATACCAGTGCCCATGATTTATGAAGATTTTTTACCTGTGAGTGCGGCGGGTATATTTCGCTCTAATTTAGCCACCGATAGCAATCCTGCTTTTAATGCACAAGCGAATCAACAGGCATTTGAGCAAGCCCTAGGGGTGGGAGTGCTTCATGAATTTGAATGGTATGCGCGGATGGAAAAGCAATCCTTAGAGCGTTGTCTTGCGGTGCTACATGGTTGA
- a CDS encoding ABC transporter ATP-binding protein, whose product MAEIYLKQLAHSYLPHPQAPSDYALKQIDLVWEDGKAYALLGSSGCGKSTLLNIISGLLHPSQGQVLFNGQDVTHLPTEQRHIAQVFQFPVVYDTMSVYDNLAFPLRNRKVDEATIKTRVQEIAQLLEMTGDLKKKAQGLTADAKQKISLGRGLVRQDVAAILFDEPLTVIDPHLKWLLRMQLKALHQKSNRTMIYVTHDQTEALTFADQVVVMYDGYVVQMGTPQALFERPAHTFVGYFIGSPGMNVLPVQVAGNQVHLKDQILRLAQKYSPESHTKLELGIRPEFLSLHRESTFNSIPVTVQRIEDIGRHKIVRTDFQGLAINVIVPEGVAVSADYTYLSFDQAHIHLYANDWLIAAEDAL is encoded by the coding sequence ATGGCTGAAATATATCTCAAACAATTGGCTCACAGTTACCTGCCGCACCCACAAGCACCGAGTGATTATGCTTTAAAACAAATTGATCTAGTCTGGGAAGATGGCAAGGCTTATGCCCTGTTAGGTTCGTCCGGTTGCGGCAAATCCACCTTACTGAATATTATTTCCGGTCTACTGCATCCTAGCCAAGGGCAAGTATTATTTAATGGTCAAGATGTAACCCATCTACCCACCGAACAACGCCATATTGCTCAAGTATTCCAGTTTCCGGTGGTGTACGACACTATGTCGGTGTATGACAATCTCGCTTTCCCGCTGCGCAATCGTAAAGTGGACGAGGCGACCATTAAAACTCGCGTGCAAGAAATTGCCCAACTCTTGGAAATGACGGGCGACCTGAAGAAAAAAGCACAAGGCTTAACCGCTGATGCTAAGCAAAAAATTTCATTAGGGCGAGGCTTAGTACGTCAAGATGTGGCAGCCATTTTATTTGATGAACCGCTCACCGTGATTGATCCGCACTTGAAATGGCTATTGCGCATGCAGCTCAAAGCACTGCATCAAAAAAGCAACCGTACCATGATTTATGTGACTCACGATCAGACCGAGGCTTTAACTTTTGCCGATCAAGTGGTAGTGATGTATGACGGCTATGTGGTGCAAATGGGCACGCCACAAGCACTCTTTGAGCGTCCGGCTCATACCTTTGTCGGCTATTTCATTGGTAGTCCGGGGATGAATGTATTACCTGTGCAAGTAGCAGGTAATCAAGTCCATCTCAAGGATCAAATACTGCGTCTAGCACAAAAATACTCCCCTGAATCTCATACCAAACTAGAACTAGGTATCCGCCCCGAATTCCTGAGTCTGCATCGTGAATCAACCTTTAATAGTATTCCAGTCACTGTCCAGCGTATTGAAGATATTGGACGGCATAAGATTGTGCGTACTGATTTTCAGGGTTTAGCTATTAATGTGATTGTGCCCGAAGGCGTTGCGGTTAGTGCTGACTATACCTATTTGAGTTTTGACCAAGCCCATATCCATCTGTATGCCAATGATTGGTTAATCGCAGCGGAGGACGCCCTATGA
- a CDS encoding DUF2160 domain-containing protein, whose amino-acid sequence MDLSWMAWTWQTAVFFSLILLALILMTIWSIKAPQAPRRGLLGIETTPGDRLFISLLGSAFICLGWLAAIGSPLWWALAICVLYALAVFRWV is encoded by the coding sequence ATGGATTTAAGCTGGATGGCTTGGACGTGGCAGACCGCTGTGTTTTTTAGCCTGATTTTGTTAGCACTGATTTTGATGACGATTTGGAGTATTAAAGCCCCTCAAGCACCAAGGAGAGGACTATTAGGCATTGAAACCACACCGGGCGATAGATTGTTTATTTCGCTTTTGGGGAGTGCCTTTATTTGTTTGGGGTGGCTCGCAGCCATTGGCTCGCCCTTATGGTGGGCCTTGGCGATCTGTGTACTTTATGCTCTGGCGGTGTTTCGCTGGGTATAA
- a CDS encoding DUF2750 domain-containing protein, which translates to MKDAEVDFEAAYDAFIAEVKQTGQVWGLNSDEGWATCPSAFFEETDVIPFWSSEAAARAHCTDEWTQYQPEAISLEEFTSDWLPGMHEDDLLVGPNWDDELEGLEIEPQDLAAELDPSLADEQG; encoded by the coding sequence ATGAAAGACGCTGAAGTCGATTTTGAAGCTGCGTATGATGCTTTCATTGCAGAAGTTAAACAGACGGGTCAAGTCTGGGGATTAAACTCCGATGAAGGCTGGGCGACGTGTCCCTCAGCGTTTTTTGAGGAGACCGATGTGATCCCGTTTTGGTCAAGTGAGGCGGCGGCTCGTGCACATTGTACGGATGAGTGGACTCAGTATCAGCCCGAAGCCATTAGTCTAGAGGAGTTTACTAGCGATTGGCTGCCCGGTATGCACGAAGATGATTTATTAGTGGGACCTAATTGGGACGATGAGTTAGAGGGATTAGAGATTGAGCCACAAGACTTAGCGGCTGAATTAGATCCTAGTTTAGCGGATGAGCAGGGGTAG
- a CDS encoding lysine/arginine/ornithine ABC transporter substrate-binding protein, producing the protein MTKLTTLIASALIALSLSATGHAADKLLLGTEGAYAPFNSIDKDGKLVGFDIDIGNALCKAMEVECEWVTSDWDGLIPALDAKKFDAIIASMSITAERKEKIDFTNKYYSTPIKCVREVGKDVDPTDTDKLKGKMVGVQSGVVADNFARAKFKDIAEVTAYKTQEEANLDLLSGRVDLVCADSVVLAPFVKDEKNAGKVEFVGGDFTDVEFVGEGVGIGVRKGDAALIEKLNKAIAKIREDGTYAEINKKYFDFDLYGN; encoded by the coding sequence ATGACTAAACTAACTACGCTCATTGCTAGTGCCTTAATCGCCTTAAGCCTTAGTGCTACCGGTCACGCAGCCGATAAATTATTATTAGGTACTGAAGGTGCATATGCCCCTTTTAATAGCATTGACAAAGATGGCAAATTAGTCGGTTTTGATATTGATATTGGCAATGCACTGTGTAAAGCGATGGAAGTGGAATGTGAATGGGTAACTTCCGATTGGGATGGATTAATTCCTGCACTCGATGCCAAAAAATTTGATGCGATTATTGCCTCTATGTCGATTACCGCTGAGCGTAAAGAAAAAATCGACTTTACTAATAAATACTACAGCACTCCGATTAAATGTGTGCGTGAAGTAGGTAAAGACGTTGATCCTACTGATACTGACAAGCTCAAAGGCAAAATGGTAGGCGTACAAAGTGGTGTAGTCGCAGACAATTTTGCACGCGCTAAATTTAAAGATATTGCTGAGGTTACTGCTTATAAAACCCAAGAAGAAGCCAACCTAGACTTATTATCTGGACGGGTTGATTTAGTGTGTGCGGACTCAGTGGTATTAGCCCCCTTTGTTAAAGATGAAAAAAATGCGGGTAAGGTCGAATTCGTTGGAGGTGATTTTACTGATGTCGAATTTGTCGGTGAAGGGGTAGGTATTGGGGTGCGTAAAGGCGATGCGGCTTTAATCGAGAAACTCAATAAAGCCATTGCCAAAATCCGTGAAGACGGTACTTATGCTGAAATCAATAAAAAGTATTTTGATTTCGATTTATACGGTAATTAA
- the glpD gene encoding glycerol-3-phosphate dehydrogenase: MQNNPDLYDLAIIGGGINGCGIARDAAGRGLKVVLVEQGDLAQGTSSASTKLIHGGLRYLEHYEFRLVHEALSEREVLLKNAPHIIWPLRFILPHNAELRPQWMIRLGLFMYDHMGGRKLLPATKTLDLTRDIAGKPLAAGYTKGFEYSDCWVDDARLVVLNALDAKQRGATILTQTQCIGANRQAEHWDITLKAHDQTYKIHAKGLVNAAGPWVDQLLHQVAQLPTTQHNVRLVRGSHIVVPKLYDHDRAYIFQNGDGRIIFAIPYEQDFTLLGTTDRDHDSSLDQVTIAEDEVDYICKAASEYFKNPITRDQVVWTYSGVRPLYDDGASTAQEATRDYVLKVSDQNGNLPLLNIFGGKITTYRRLAEDALHKLTTYYPEMKSAWTHDAALAGGNFGVGEVSELIERLQQEYGFLNATWARSLIRRYGTRAWDMLADAKQLSDMGQVFGATLTEREVYFLRDREWANSSEAILWRRSKLGLHMTPKERDYFTNWFANH; the protein is encoded by the coding sequence ATGCAAAATAATCCAGACCTTTATGACTTAGCCATTATTGGTGGAGGTATTAATGGGTGTGGTATTGCGCGTGATGCAGCGGGGCGAGGTTTAAAAGTGGTATTAGTCGAGCAAGGCGACTTAGCCCAAGGTACTTCCTCAGCCAGTACTAAACTCATTCATGGTGGTTTGCGCTACTTGGAGCATTATGAGTTTCGTTTAGTGCACGAGGCGCTCTCAGAACGCGAAGTTCTCCTCAAAAACGCTCCGCATATTATTTGGCCACTGCGTTTTATCCTGCCGCATAATGCTGAATTACGCCCCCAGTGGATGATTCGGTTAGGGTTATTCATGTATGACCATATGGGCGGGCGCAAACTACTTCCAGCGACTAAAACGCTTGACTTAACGCGAGACATTGCCGGAAAACCACTAGCCGCTGGCTATACCAAAGGTTTTGAATATTCAGATTGTTGGGTTGATGATGCTCGCTTAGTAGTCTTGAATGCTTTGGATGCTAAGCAACGCGGAGCTACGATTTTAACTCAAACCCAATGCATTGGTGCTAACCGTCAAGCTGAGCACTGGGACATTACCTTAAAAGCACACGATCAAACTTATAAGATTCACGCTAAGGGCTTAGTGAATGCGGCGGGACCTTGGGTTGATCAATTACTCCACCAAGTCGCGCAACTGCCCACTACGCAACACAATGTGCGCCTAGTACGTGGCAGCCATATTGTTGTACCCAAACTGTATGATCATGATCGTGCTTATATTTTCCAAAATGGCGATGGACGCATTATTTTCGCTATCCCCTATGAACAAGATTTTACCCTATTAGGTACAACTGACCGCGATCATGATTCCAGCCTAGATCAAGTGACTATTGCCGAGGATGAGGTCGACTACATTTGTAAAGCAGCCAGTGAGTACTTTAAAAATCCGATTACCCGCGACCAAGTAGTCTGGACGTATTCTGGTGTGCGCCCACTCTATGATGATGGTGCGAGTACCGCTCAAGAAGCGACCCGTGATTATGTCTTAAAAGTCAGTGATCAAAATGGCAACTTACCCTTGCTCAATATCTTTGGCGGCAAAATCACGACTTACCGACGCTTGGCTGAGGATGCATTGCATAAATTAACAACCTATTACCCTGAAATGAAGTCTGCTTGGACGCATGATGCCGCATTAGCCGGTGGAAATTTTGGAGTAGGCGAAGTATCCGAACTGATTGAGCGCTTACAGCAAGAGTATGGTTTTTTAAATGCTACTTGGGCGCGTAGTTTAATACGTCGCTACGGCACACGCGCTTGGGATATGTTGGCAGATGCTAAACAATTAAGCGACATGGGGCAGGTCTTTGGTGCTACTCTGACTGAGCGTGAAGTTTATTTTTTGCGTGATCGGGAGTGGGCCAATAGTAGTGAAGCCATTTTATGGCGACGTTCTAAATTAGGCTTGCATATGACACCTAAAGAGCGCGACTATTTCACGAATTGGTTTGCTAACCATTAA
- a CDS encoding ATP-binding cassette domain-containing protein — MASDHTLVVNNITKRFGDLSVLNGISLTADKGDVISLLGSSGSGKSTFLRCLNLLEIPDSGEVFVNGELIEMAKHRGKTIPKSAKQVDRIRTRLGMVFQSFNLWSHRTILENVMEAPVHVLKVPKSEAKDYAMELLNKVGIAQKADSYPDHLSGGQQQRVAIARALAMKPDVMLFDEPTSALDPELVGEVLRVMRQLADEGMTMLVVTHEMGFAREVSSKVIFLHQGRIEEQGTPEQLFGNPQTERCKQFLANQYK, encoded by the coding sequence ATGGCTTCTGACCACACCCTTGTTGTAAACAATATTACTAAGCGCTTTGGCGATCTTTCCGTGTTAAATGGCATTTCGCTCACCGCAGATAAAGGCGATGTGATTTCACTCTTAGGCTCTAGCGGCTCCGGCAAAAGTACCTTTTTACGTTGCCTCAATTTATTAGAAATACCCGATTCTGGCGAAGTATTTGTCAATGGCGAATTAATTGAAATGGCTAAGCATCGCGGCAAAACCATCCCTAAAAGTGCTAAACAAGTAGACCGAATTCGCACACGCCTAGGCATGGTATTTCAAAGCTTTAATCTGTGGAGTCATCGCACTATTCTAGAAAATGTGATGGAAGCACCCGTGCATGTGCTCAAAGTGCCTAAATCAGAAGCTAAAGATTATGCGATGGAATTACTCAATAAAGTTGGTATTGCACAAAAAGCCGATAGCTACCCTGATCATTTATCCGGTGGTCAGCAACAACGGGTAGCGATAGCGCGGGCTTTAGCGATGAAACCAGACGTAATGCTCTTTGATGAACCAACCTCTGCACTCGATCCTGAGCTAGTGGGGGAGGTATTGCGCGTGATGCGTCAATTAGCGGATGAAGGCATGACGATGCTGGTGGTCACGCATGAAATGGGTTTTGCACGCGAAGTATCCTCCAAGGTGATTTTTTTGCATCAAGGTCGTATTGAAGAGCAAGGTACACCAGAACAACTATTTGGTAATCCTCAAACCGAACGCTGTAAGCAGTTTTTAGCTAATCAGTATAAATAA
- a CDS encoding carbohydrate ABC transporter permease — MSTLAQPNNAPVKSSRISRQGIVITVYLIFLLLPIYWLINMSLKTNEEILSTFSLWPQNLTLDNYIKIFTDPSWYSGYINSITYVVLNTLISITVALPAAYAFSRYRFLGDKHLFFWLLTNRMAPPAVFALPFFQLYSSVGLFDTHIGVALAHCLFNVPLAVWILEGFMSGVPKEIDETAYIDGYSFTRFFTRIFMPLIASGIGVTAFFCFMFSWVELLLARTLTSVAAKPIAATMTRTVSASGMDWGVLAAAGVLTIIPGALVIWFVRNYIAKGFALGRV, encoded by the coding sequence ATGAGTACTTTAGCCCAGCCTAATAATGCTCCTGTTAAATCCTCACGGATTAGCCGTCAAGGTATAGTCATAACGGTGTATCTAATCTTTTTACTCTTACCGATTTATTGGCTCATTAATATGAGCCTCAAAACCAATGAAGAGATTTTGTCGACCTTTAGTTTATGGCCGCAAAATTTGACCTTGGATAACTATATTAAAATCTTCACTGATCCCTCGTGGTATTCGGGCTATATCAATTCAATTACCTATGTGGTCTTGAATACTTTGATTTCGATTACGGTAGCTCTACCTGCGGCTTATGCGTTCTCGCGTTATCGTTTTTTAGGGGATAAGCATCTGTTTTTCTGGCTACTGACCAATCGTATGGCCCCCCCTGCGGTCTTTGCCCTGCCCTTTTTCCAGCTCTATAGCTCAGTGGGTTTATTTGACACCCATATTGGAGTGGCGTTAGCGCATTGCTTATTTAATGTGCCATTAGCGGTATGGATTTTAGAAGGCTTTATGTCAGGTGTACCTAAAGAGATTGACGAGACTGCTTATATTGATGGCTATAGTTTCACACGCTTTTTTACACGTATTTTTATGCCCTTAATTGCCTCTGGTATTGGGGTCACTGCCTTTTTCTGCTTTATGTTTTCATGGGTGGAATTATTACTCGCCCGCACCTTGACCTCAGTAGCGGCTAAACCGATTGCTGCCACCATGACCCGCACGGTATCCGCTTCGGGTATGGATTGGGGGGTACTCGCAGCGGCGGGGGTACTGACGATTATTCCCGGAGCCTTAGTGATTTGGTTTGTGCGCAATTATATCGCCAAGGGTTTTGCCCTTGGGCGGGTATAG